A window of Halobacillus naozhouensis genomic DNA:
TAACCCCTCCTCAGTAACTTCCACCTTTGAAGACTCTGACATTTTTAAGCCGATGATTCCAAAAATTAAAACGGCAATAAAAAAGACCTTTCCGGCGCTTGTAATATCGCCAAGAAATGCCATTCCGATTACGGCTGTACCAGCTGCGCCGATTCCTGTGAAAATGGCGTATCCAGTGCCGATGTCGATCATTTTTAATGCTTTTGTAAATAAGAAGAAGCTAATGAAAATCGATATCAAAGTAAAAGCAGTGATGAAGGGTTTTGTAAACCCTTCAGACATTTTAAGACCTACAGCCCAGCCAATTTCAAACAGAGCACCTATAAATAAATAGATCCAGGCCATATTTATTCCTCCTTGCTTGGCTTTTGTACACCAAGCCAGAATATTTTAAAACTCGCTTGCTCCCGTTGAGCCAGCGTATCTTCATCGTAAAAATTCTCTTCCAAAAATAATCCGTCAATTAACGTATAGAAGGCTGAAAGTATATCCTCAATGGGCAGCTGCCGCAAACTGCCTTCTTTCATCCCTTGCTGAAAAATAGGTCGGATAATATCATTCGCCTGTTCTTCTACTTGCAAGAAGACGAGTTTAATTTCATCTGCGAAATCTTCAGGAGGAAAGAACGTAAACCGTTTAAAAAATGATCCTTCAGTAGAATTAGCCATATGACCAACATAAAACTGATAGACTCTTTCTAGGCGTTGTTTAATCGGTTGATTACCTGTTTTTTCAGCAAACGCCTCGAAGTGCTTCGATTCTTTCACGGCTACTTCTTTTAATACCTCCAAAAAAATTTCTTCCTTGCTTGCAAAGTGATTATAAAGAGAAGGCTTCTTAATTCCTACTTTAGAAGCAATATCTGTAAGACTTGTATTTTCATAGCCGTTATGAGCAAAACACTCAAGGCTGACATCAATTATTTTTTGTTTTGACATATGCATCCCTCACTAACTAACTAACGGTCGGTAGTTTAATTATAACACTGTATATATTGTCTGTCTAGATTTTTCAATGAGGACGGTTTACAGAAAGCGGTACAGGGTATAGACAATCATGTCGGAATTTTTAGAAATTTAGGCTATGGGGGGACTTTTTCTTTGAATAAATATAAGTTAGACCGTTATGAAGGTGCATATGCCATATTGATTCAGGAAGATACCAATAAAAGCGAACTTTTAGTCTTAAAAGAACGCTTGATTGCATTCGCTGAGGCGGGAGATTTACTGTCTATTGAGTTTGATACGATGGGGAATTTAAAGGAGGTTCAAGTTGTGCAGGGAGAAAACGACGGAAATAAAATTAAGCTTTCGCGTCTGTAAACAGAGCGAAAGGTATGTACAGAAAAAAGTCGTTCTGATTATGAAGTGATTATTGACCACGCTCTTATTAAAGTAAGTAAAATGCAACCAATAGGCTTTCAATTAAAACTCCGCAAAAAAATTAAGGATGCGGAGTTTTAATTGAGAGTTTCTAGTGCAAAATTTGCGCTTATTCTATAATTTCCTTTTCTAATTCATGTTCTTTTATATAAGCCTTCGGAAGCATAATGGGATCAAAGTCGAATGGTTTAATTTCCTTATTATACATGATCCGGTGGGGAAGATCCGGGTTTTGTAAAGCGCTCGTCGCTAAACTGACTAAGTCTGCCTTATTTTCTTTTATTAGTGAATGGGCAGTCTCAGGATCCTGAAGCTGCCCATTAGCGATCGTTGGCAGTCCGGTATATTGTTTAGCTGCTTCTGCAATAGACCTGCTGCCTTCTC
This region includes:
- a CDS encoding TetR/AcrR family transcriptional regulator gives rise to the protein MSKQKIIDVSLECFAHNGYENTSLTDIASKVGIKKPSLYNHFASKEEIFLEVLKEVAVKESKHFEAFAEKTGNQPIKQRLERVYQFYVGHMANSTEGSFFKRFTFFPPEDFADEIKLVFLQVEEQANDIIRPIFQQGMKEGSLRQLPIEDILSAFYTLIDGLFLEENFYDEDTLAQREQASFKIFWLGVQKPSKEE
- a CDS encoding DMT family transporter, producing the protein MAWIYLFIGALFEIGWAVGLKMSEGFTKPFITAFTLISIFISFFLFTKALKMIDIGTGYAIFTGIGAAGTAVIGMAFLGDITSAGKVFFIAVLIFGIIGLKMSESSKVEVTEEGL